One genomic window of Cydia splendana chromosome 16, ilCydSple1.2, whole genome shotgun sequence includes the following:
- the LOC134798417 gene encoding small ribosomal subunit protein uS4, which translates to MVNNRVPSVFSKTYVTPRRPFEKARLDQELKIIGEYGLRNKREVWRVKYTLARIRKAARELLTLEEKDPKRLFEGNALLRRLVRIGVLDEKQMKLDYVLGLKIEDFLERRLQTQVFKAGLAKSIHHARILIRQRHIRVRKQVVNIPSFIVRLDSGKHIDFSLKSPFGGGRPGRVKRKNLRKGQAGGAANDEEED; encoded by the exons ATGGTGAACAACCGAGTGCCCTCTGTCTTTTCAAAGACTTATGTCACGCCCCGGCGTCCCTTCGAGAAGGCGCGCCTGGACCAGGAGCTGAAGATCATCGGCGAGTACGGTCTAAGGAACAAGCGCGAGGTGTGGAGGGTCAAGTACACGCTGGCGCGCATCCGGAAGGCTGCCCGTGAGCTGCTCACCCTCGAGGAGAAGGACCCCAAGAGGCTGTTTGAAG GCAATGCCCTCCTCCGGCGTCTGGTCCGCATCGGAGTGCTGGATGAGAAGCAGATGAAGCTGGATTACGTGCTCGGTCTGAAGATCGAGGACTTCTTGGAGCGCCGCCTGCAGACTCAGGTGTTCAAGGCTGGTCTCGCCAAGTCCATCCATCATGCCCGCATCCTAATCAGACAGAGACACATCCG CGTCCGCAAGCAGGTGGTGAACATCCCATCATTCATCGTGCGGCTGGACTCTGGCAAGCACATCGACTTCTCGCTGAAGTCTCCGTTCGGCGGCGGCCGCCCGGGCCGCGTCAAGAGGAAGAACCTGCGCAAGGGCCAGGCGGGCGGCGCCGCCAACGACGAGGAGGAGGATTAA